ACTGCAAGAAAGGAACAGGATATTGAGAATTTGAAGATCAAGGGGATTAATGCTTTTTTTCTTGATGTAACAAATTCAGAGTCCATTGAAAAACTTGTTAAATATGTTTCTGAGAAAACAAATGGGAAGCTATATGCGCTGATTAATAATGCAGGATGCGGATATTCAGGAGCTCTTGAGGATATAACAAGAGACGCTATGCGCAACCAGTTTGAAATTAATGTTTTCGGAGTGCATGAACTCACTAATCGAATAATTCCGATCTTCCGTAAAAACAAAACAGGTCGTATTATTAATATAAGTTCTGCTGCAGGAAGGTTCAGCACTCCGTTTATGGGAGCTTATTCAGCATCAAAGTTTGCTCTTGAAGCACTTTCTGATGCATTGCGGCTTGAGCTTAGAAACACAGGTATAAATGTCTCTATTATTGAACCAGGGCCTCTTAAAAGCGATTTCAGCAAAAACGCCTTAGCCATCTTTCAAAATCAGGTCAATCCTCCTGAGAACAGTCATTACAAAGATATATACGAAAAAATGGGTAAATACAGACAGACAAAAGAAACAAAAAAGAACATTCCCGGACCTGATGCTCTTTATAAAAAAGTTAAGCACGCACTGGAGAGTAAGAGACCCAAGATCAGATATCCAGTTACCCTGTCTGCATATCTCGCCTTATATGTTCCCATAATCGTTCCAGCCAGAATTCTTGATTTCCTGACAACGATTTATTTAAACAGGAAATACGGTAAGTTGTGATTTATAAGTCTAATTCTTCTTCTGCTTTAAAAGCGCGGGATTTTTTCTTTTCCGACTGAATTTTTTTTACTCTGAGAATTTTCTCTTTTGTCCTTTTTGATCTCTTGCGTTTCTGTCGCCTTATTTTGGCAATGCGCTTCGCTTCTTCGCTTTTCTTGCCTAGCTGAATCTGCTCTATTTTATCAGCGAGTATTCTGCGGGCTAGGAATCTGTTAAGTACCTGTGAGCGTTCTTTCTGGCATTTGACCTCAATACCTGATGGAATATGCTTAAGATAAACACATGTTGAGGTTTTATTTACTTTCTGCCCGCCTGCGCCGCTGGAACGGACAAAGCGTTCAATGATATCCGATTCATTGATACCCAGCTGTTGCATTTTTTCATGGAGTCTTTTTTCTTTTACCTGACTTATTCCATACTTAGATAAAGCCATACTATATCCATTCACTTATTATTGGTCATTTATCATATTTATGATAACATATTGCGAAATGAATAAAAAATATAACATTATAGCTATCTTCGTTTGCGCCGCGTTATTTTTAAGCGGATGCGCCATTTTGAAACTCCCAGGACAGATAATAGTTGTTGCAGGAAAAATAG
This genomic window from bacterium contains:
- a CDS encoding SDR family NAD(P)-dependent oxidoreductase, producing the protein MKSVLITGCSSGLGLYMAESLQKDGWNVFATARKEQDIENLKIKGINAFFLDVTNSESIEKLVKYVSEKTNGKLYALINNAGCGYSGALEDITRDAMRNQFEINVFGVHELTNRIIPIFRKNKTGRIINISSAAGRFSTPFMGAYSASKFALEALSDALRLELRNTGINVSIIEPGPLKSDFSKNALAIFQNQVNPPENSHYKDIYEKMGKYRQTKETKKNIPGPDALYKKVKHALESKRPKIRYPVTLSAYLALYVPIIVPARILDFLTTIYLNRKYGKL
- a CDS encoding peptide chain release factor-like protein, giving the protein MALSKYGISQVKEKRLHEKMQQLGINESDIIERFVRSSGAGGQKVNKTSTCVYLKHIPSGIEVKCQKERSQVLNRFLARRILADKIEQIQLGKKSEEAKRIAKIRRQKRKRSKRTKEKILRVKKIQSEKKKSRAFKAEEELDL